Proteins encoded within one genomic window of Chloroflexota bacterium:
- a CDS encoding SAVED domain-containing protein: MTPSVVPILLGEDYQHLYFWIQAARLFMEDDPAEVVYVEHPIIQAFDDVVAVNRVPLYSHDNRLIEVDHYQLKYHVDGRETIRALDLSTPSFIGATTHSLLDKAYAATKGGDIAKRLTLVTAWRFDPDDILRTLVSNNDGEIITNKLFVDGPKSETGKVREQWRADLGGVSDEHLERVLRHLRIRDNVPMHRMKQDLGYALALAGIAPPSDGELDNPHISMVRRFIQGGPREHRATSLRPFLEKAKLWRGRPLRAESDPRDIAIKSFSRGAINLEDHAATLDLVPDFHGRYKAAEVDWDRDLAPRIRSFLDERISGNRMYNLYLDAHLSIAYLAGHLLGKNDTVAPVQSDGRVVWRPTGAVVAGELWTVHEEQLGDGPGLAIAIEVTRPTAEDVRLYADKHSQGIGRMLVLTIAGGTGPTSVRDGDHAWALARDLGQIVEARRTTEERAAPIHVFASVPVALAYLIGHEGRAFGRSTTYEFDFDNRTPGGYTPAFHLPLSA; this comes from the coding sequence ATGACTCCGAGCGTCGTCCCGATCCTTCTCGGCGAGGATTACCAGCACCTCTACTTCTGGATCCAGGCCGCCCGCCTCTTCATGGAGGACGACCCGGCCGAGGTTGTCTACGTCGAGCACCCGATAATCCAGGCGTTCGACGATGTCGTGGCGGTCAACCGCGTCCCGCTGTACAGCCACGACAACCGACTCATCGAGGTCGACCATTACCAGCTCAAGTACCACGTCGACGGCCGAGAGACAATCCGGGCGCTCGATCTGTCGACGCCGTCGTTCATCGGCGCGACCACGCACTCCCTCCTGGACAAGGCGTACGCGGCCACGAAGGGCGGCGACATCGCCAAGCGCCTGACCCTTGTTACGGCCTGGCGCTTCGACCCGGACGACATCCTGCGGACGCTGGTCAGCAACAACGACGGCGAGATCATCACGAACAAGCTGTTCGTCGACGGGCCGAAGTCGGAGACGGGGAAGGTCCGGGAGCAGTGGCGGGCCGATCTCGGCGGCGTCAGCGATGAGCACCTAGAGCGCGTGCTGCGCCACCTCCGGATCCGGGACAACGTGCCGATGCACCGCATGAAGCAGGACCTCGGCTACGCTCTCGCCCTTGCCGGCATCGCTCCGCCGTCCGATGGGGAGCTGGACAACCCGCACATCTCGATGGTCCGGCGCTTCATCCAGGGCGGCCCACGAGAGCACCGGGCGACGTCCCTGCGGCCATTCCTGGAGAAGGCGAAGCTGTGGCGGGGCCGGCCGCTCCGGGCTGAGTCGGATCCGCGCGACATCGCGATCAAGAGCTTCTCGCGGGGCGCGATCAACCTCGAGGACCACGCCGCGACGCTCGACCTCGTCCCGGACTTCCACGGCCGGTACAAGGCCGCGGAGGTCGACTGGGATCGCGACCTCGCTCCTCGTATCCGCTCGTTCCTCGACGAACGGATCAGCGGGAACCGTATGTACAACCTGTACCTCGACGCCCACCTCTCGATCGCCTACCTGGCAGGCCACCTACTCGGGAAGAACGACACCGTGGCGCCCGTCCAGAGCGATGGTCGGGTGGTCTGGCGCCCGACGGGCGCGGTTGTTGCGGGCGAGCTGTGGACGGTTCACGAGGAGCAGCTCGGCGACGGCCCTGGTCTGGCGATCGCAATCGAGGTAACCCGCCCGACGGCCGAGGACGTCCGGCTCTACGCCGACAAGCACTCCCAAGGGATCGGACGGATGCTGGTGCTGACCATCGCGGGCGGCACCGGACCCACCTCGGTGCGTGACGGCGATCACGCCTGGGCCCTCGCGCGTGACCTCGGCCAGATCGTCGAGGCGCGCCGGACGACGGAGGAGCGGGCTGCCCCGATCCACGTCTTCGCCTCGGTCCCGGTGGCGCTCGCGTACCTGATCGGGCACGAGGGCCGAGCCTTCGGCCGCTCGACCACCTACGAGTTCGACTTCGACAACCGCACGCCCGGCGGCTACACGCCGGCGTTCCATCTGCCGCTGAGTGCCTAA
- a CDS encoding ImmA/IrrE family metallo-endopeptidase, producing MAISPTADIGANLQRLRGMRGFTQEAAAEAAGLSRAAYRNLETGLSEPRASTLVALAKALGVSPADLLLPAPPPPRARFRSKLRLKDRPRILHDVGRELDDYASLERLVDEARPYLFRNFSPPEGRDRARKAAELVREGLQLGDDPIFDISGLLEDKVGIKVLWLEIASDGFFGLSVAEDGSGPAIVVNSWDRISVERQIFTAAHELGHLLLHRDEFNPDEVAEDIDAEREADVFAAYLLMPEPRFTKEWQEVRGLSLFDAVMKIKRIFRVSYRSVLHRLDEHGLKDVWPRFMAQAKGRLGRALTRIDEPDPLSPAARGTAAPEPLRGREPFELAPSDFDPDRRMRLIRRALDERRMSLSRAAEILGLDLRKMRDLHQSWA from the coding sequence ATGGCAATTTCGCCGACCGCGGACATCGGGGCGAATCTTCAGCGGCTGCGGGGGATGCGCGGCTTCACCCAGGAGGCAGCGGCAGAAGCAGCCGGCTTGTCCCGAGCCGCGTACCGGAACCTGGAAACTGGGCTGAGCGAGCCTAGGGCCTCGACTCTCGTCGCGCTGGCCAAGGCGCTCGGTGTGTCACCAGCCGACCTGCTGCTCCCGGCACCGCCGCCGCCACGGGCGCGCTTTCGGTCGAAGCTCAGGCTGAAGGACCGGCCTCGGATCCTTCACGATGTCGGGCGCGAGCTCGACGACTACGCGTCTCTCGAACGGCTTGTCGACGAAGCGCGGCCCTATCTCTTCCGGAACTTCAGCCCCCCCGAGGGACGAGATCGCGCCCGGAAGGCGGCCGAACTCGTCCGGGAAGGGCTGCAGCTCGGCGACGACCCGATCTTCGACATCAGCGGACTCCTCGAAGACAAGGTCGGGATCAAAGTCCTCTGGCTTGAGATCGCCTCGGACGGGTTCTTTGGCCTGTCCGTCGCCGAGGATGGCTCAGGGCCTGCGATCGTCGTAAATAGCTGGGATCGCATCAGTGTGGAGCGACAGATCTTCACCGCGGCTCATGAGCTGGGCCATCTGCTCCTCCACCGAGACGAGTTCAACCCAGACGAGGTCGCCGAGGACATCGACGCGGAACGCGAGGCGGATGTCTTTGCGGCGTATCTCCTGATGCCCGAGCCACGCTTCACCAAGGAGTGGCAGGAGGTACGAGGGCTTTCGCTGTTCGACGCCGTGATGAAGATCAAGCGGATCTTCCGGGTGAGCTACAGGAGCGTGCTGCACCGCCTCGATGAGCACGGACTCAAGGATGTCTGGCCACGCTTCATGGCACAGGCGAAGGGGCGTCTGGGCCGGGCGCTGACTCGGATCGACGAGCCCGATCCCTTGTCCCCGGCAGCGCGCGGAACTGCGGCCCCGGAACCCCTTCGCGGTCGCGAACCGTTTGAGCTTGCCCCGAGCGACTTCGATCCCGACCGCCGGATGCGCCTCATCCGGAGGGCGCTCGATGAACGGCGGATGTCACTCAGTCGCGCGGCCGAGATCCTCGGTCTCGACCTCCGGAAGATGCGCGATCTTCACCAATCCTGGGCGTAG